The Desmonostoc muscorum LEGE 12446 genome includes a region encoding these proteins:
- the dnaA gene encoding chromosomal replication initiator protein DnaA translates to MEISIESLWSQVLERLQLELSRPTFETWIKTASAERLENNCLVIRTPNPFARNWLQKYYVNTIAHVVQDILGHPVEIYITVAQGDEVSHVNEREVSWESPNPSSISEPVSHNVQKTTELNSKYVFSRFVVGANNRMAHAASLAVAESPGKEFNPLFLCGGVGLGKTHLMQAIGHYRWEISPGCKIFYVSTEQFTNDLITAIRKDSMQSFREHYRAADVLLVDDIQFLEGKEYTQEEFFHTFNTLHEAGKQVVIASDRPPNQIPSLQERLCSRFSMGLIADVQTPDLETRMAILQKKAEYENIRLPRDVVEYIASNYTSNIRELEGALIRALAYISIWGLPMTVENIRPVLEPPNEKVVATPEAILTVVAENFDVSIDDLKSNSRRREISWARQIGMYLMRQHTPLSLPRIGEEFGGKDHTTVIYSCEKITQLQESDRTLAQTLRQLSDRINMKSRPQKSS, encoded by the coding sequence ATGGAAATTTCCATAGAAAGTCTGTGGAGTCAGGTACTAGAGCGCCTACAGCTTGAGTTATCCCGACCTACCTTTGAAACTTGGATTAAAACTGCTAGTGCGGAGCGATTAGAAAATAATTGCTTGGTGATACGTACTCCTAACCCATTTGCTCGGAATTGGTTACAGAAGTATTATGTCAACACCATTGCTCATGTAGTGCAAGATATTTTGGGTCATCCTGTGGAAATTTACATTACTGTTGCTCAAGGTGATGAAGTTTCTCATGTTAATGAACGAGAGGTTTCTTGGGAATCACCAAATCCTAGCAGTATTTCCGAACCTGTTTCTCATAATGTCCAAAAAACTACGGAATTAAACTCTAAATATGTGTTTTCACGTTTTGTAGTTGGTGCTAACAATCGCATGGCTCATGCTGCTTCTTTGGCAGTTGCAGAATCTCCTGGGAAAGAGTTTAATCCTTTGTTTTTATGTGGTGGCGTCGGCTTGGGTAAAACTCATCTCATGCAAGCCATTGGTCATTATCGCTGGGAAATTTCCCCTGGTTGTAAGATATTTTATGTTTCGACGGAACAGTTTACTAATGATTTAATTACAGCGATTCGTAAGGATAGTATGCAAAGTTTTCGAGAGCATTATCGAGCCGCTGATGTTTTATTAGTTGATGATATTCAGTTTCTCGAAGGTAAGGAATACACCCAAGAAGAGTTTTTTCATACTTTCAATACTTTACATGAAGCAGGTAAACAAGTTGTAATTGCTTCTGACCGTCCCCCGAATCAGATTCCTAGTTTACAAGAACGTCTTTGTTCTCGGTTTTCTATGGGGTTAATCGCAGATGTGCAAACGCCGGATTTAGAAACGAGAATGGCGATTTTACAGAAAAAAGCCGAATATGAAAATATTCGCTTGCCCCGCGATGTGGTTGAATATATTGCTTCTAACTATACTTCTAATATTCGAGAATTAGAAGGAGCTTTAATTCGGGCGTTGGCTTATATTTCTATTTGGGGTTTACCGATGACGGTGGAAAATATCAGACCAGTTTTAGAGCCACCGAATGAAAAAGTAGTAGCTACCCCAGAAGCAATTTTGACAGTTGTCGCTGAGAATTTTGATGTTTCAATTGATGACCTGAAAAGTAACTCACGACGCCGGGAAATTAGCTGGGCGCGTCAAATCGGTATGTATCTCATGCGTCAACACACGCCTTTAAGTTTGCCGAGAATTGGGGAGGAGTTTGGTGGTAAAGACCATACAACGGTGATTTACAGTTGTGAGAAAATTACTCAACTCCAGGAGAGCGATCGCACTTTAGCACAAACACTACGCCAACTGAGCGATCGCATTAATATGAAAAGCCGTCCGCAAAAATCATCGTAA
- a CDS encoding tocopherol cyclase family protein: MLTIPLNLLSSTQTPHSGYHWDGSSRRFFEGWYYRVTLPEIGQTFAFMYSIEDPIGNKPYSGGSAQVLGPDDEYLCRTFPDVKKFWGSRDVLGLGHWGKNNLQISPLYLLPQEFEHYVQEGYQATATLNQGIIRDRATNNYCRWQYEIQPVYAWGNQDSIQQSTAGWVSFLQVFEPGWQILMAHGLASGKIDWNGKIYEFTNAPAYGEKNWGGAFPQKWFWINCNCFEGEPDLALTAGGGRRGVLWWMESVAMIGLHYQGKFYEFVPWNSQVEWEIQPWGRWQMKASNCNYEIELIGTTDLPGTPLRAPTAEGLRYCCRDTMQGKLNLELRELNGRKSQIILKAESFLCGLEVGGQPWDNSWQSQ; this comes from the coding sequence ATGTTAACTATTCCCCTAAATCTCCTTTCGTCAACCCAAACACCCCATTCTGGTTATCACTGGGATGGTAGTAGTCGCCGCTTCTTTGAAGGTTGGTATTACCGTGTCACTTTACCGGAAATTGGGCAAACATTCGCCTTTATGTACTCCATCGAAGATCCCATCGGCAATAAACCTTACAGTGGTGGTTCAGCCCAAGTTCTTGGCCCGGATGATGAGTATTTATGCCGTACTTTTCCGGATGTGAAGAAATTCTGGGGTAGTCGAGATGTTTTGGGTTTAGGACATTGGGGTAAAAATAATTTGCAAATTTCTCCCCTGTACCTGCTTCCACAAGAGTTTGAGCATTATGTTCAAGAAGGCTATCAAGCTACAGCAACATTAAATCAGGGAATTATCCGCGATCGCGCCACTAATAATTATTGTCGTTGGCAGTACGAAATTCAACCAGTATACGCCTGGGGTAATCAAGATAGCATTCAGCAGTCAACCGCAGGCTGGGTGTCTTTTTTGCAGGTTTTTGAACCTGGATGGCAAATTTTGATGGCTCACGGTTTAGCCAGCGGTAAAATTGACTGGAATGGCAAAATTTACGAATTCACCAACGCCCCAGCCTACGGCGAGAAAAATTGGGGTGGTGCTTTTCCCCAAAAATGGTTTTGGATAAACTGTAACTGCTTCGAGGGCGAACCCGACTTAGCCTTAACTGCTGGTGGTGGACGGCGGGGTGTATTGTGGTGGATGGAATCTGTAGCAATGATTGGTTTGCACTACCAAGGCAAATTTTATGAATTCGTTCCCTGGAATTCCCAAGTAGAGTGGGAAATTCAGCCTTGGGGTAGATGGCAAATGAAAGCTAGTAACTGTAACTACGAAATTGAATTGATCGGAACCACCGATTTACCTGGTACACCCCTACGTGCGCCCACAGCGGAAGGTTTAAGATATTGTTGCCGGGACACCATGCAAGGAAAGCTAAATTTAGAATTACGAGAATTAAATGGGAGAAAATCCCAAATTATCCTCAAAGCAGAAAGTTTTCTTTGTGGTTTAGAAGTCGGCGGTCAGCCTTGGGATAATAGTTGGCAGTCTCAGTAA
- a CDS encoding J domain-containing protein — MRDDFDINHAYEILELEPGASPAQVKRAYRKLVKVWHPDRFFNQKEKQEAEEKIKKINAAYNQLKSEFSSESPATANPSSSSPKNPTKVSVKRWDAEAFYTLGVENATQGRYEDAIADFTHAIRLNPHYIDAYKYRGLVCSQLGYEYRAASDLNKATQLEQELRNPGFVRKSSSPRRVSKPKCLLTRVCRGIKSLLRLNRRWI, encoded by the coding sequence ATGCGCGACGATTTCGATATCAATCATGCTTATGAAATTTTGGAGTTGGAACCCGGTGCTTCGCCAGCACAGGTAAAGCGAGCTTACCGTAAACTGGTGAAAGTTTGGCATCCCGATCGCTTTTTTAATCAAAAAGAAAAACAGGAAGCTGAAGAAAAAATCAAAAAAATCAACGCAGCTTACAATCAGCTCAAGTCTGAATTTTCATCTGAGTCTCCCGCTACTGCAAATCCATCCTCATCTTCGCCGAAAAATCCCACAAAAGTATCTGTCAAACGTTGGGATGCAGAAGCTTTTTATACTTTAGGGGTAGAAAATGCTACTCAAGGCAGATATGAAGATGCGATCGCCGATTTTACCCACGCGATTCGCCTCAATCCTCACTATATCGATGCATACAAATATCGGGGGCTAGTTTGCTCTCAACTGGGATACGAATATCGAGCCGCTTCAGATTTGAATAAAGCTACACAGTTAGAACAAGAGTTAAGAAATCCAGGTTTTGTGCGTAAATCTTCATCACCAAGGCGTGTATCAAAACCTAAATGTCTGCTAACAAGAGTTTGTCGAGGAATTAAATCTTTACTGCGGCTAAATCGGCGTTGGATATGA
- a CDS encoding ATP-dependent nuclease: MRNQVHRQNLLNALQNPNTQVSLFCQWYLSFNTLLLDGKSRISLIGQQSAGDLQQPPHTSFQVLFRDDAKRDEVRRIIYDAFGTYFVIDPTSLGQLRLRLSSRPPQTDIEERGIHHEAVQFHSKAFPVEQASDGVKAFTGIITEIIAGDPAIVLIDEPEAFLSLSLALKLGKEIAISSSGSQKRLFVSTHSPNFVMGCIQSGAPVNIVRLTYRSEVATARVLSNTDILRLMRNPLLRSTGVLGALFYEFVIVTESDADRAFYQEINERLLRYKPELGIPNCLFLNAQNKQTVQIIIKPLRELGIPAVGIVDVDILKDGGQDWTNFLKSGFIPELEYQSLANFRNAVKEKFDTVGKNMKRDGGVDILFGSDKEAANNLFDKLAEYGLFVVRKGELESWLLQLGATGHGPNWLINIFEKMGEDPESQDYLKPSDDDVWSFCGEIKKWFTNPNRKGIPS, translated from the coding sequence ATGAGGAATCAAGTTCATAGACAGAATCTTTTGAACGCTTTACAGAATCCTAATACTCAGGTAAGTTTGTTTTGCCAGTGGTATCTCTCATTTAACACTCTCCTACTAGACGGTAAAAGTCGTATTAGTTTGATTGGGCAACAAAGCGCTGGTGATCTCCAGCAACCCCCTCACACAAGTTTTCAAGTATTGTTTCGTGACGATGCCAAAAGAGATGAGGTTAGACGGATTATTTATGATGCTTTTGGGACGTACTTCGTTATAGATCCTACTTCTCTCGGTCAACTTAGACTACGCTTGTCATCTCGTCCTCCTCAGACAGATATTGAAGAGCGTGGGATTCACCATGAAGCTGTACAATTTCACTCAAAAGCATTCCCTGTTGAGCAAGCCAGCGACGGTGTAAAAGCATTCACTGGAATTATTACAGAGATTATAGCTGGTGATCCTGCCATTGTTTTAATTGATGAACCTGAAGCTTTTTTGTCTTTATCTTTAGCTTTAAAACTAGGAAAAGAAATTGCTATTTCTAGCTCAGGATCTCAAAAAAGATTGTTTGTATCAACACATAGTCCAAACTTTGTAATGGGTTGTATACAATCAGGCGCACCAGTCAATATTGTGAGACTGACTTATCGCAGTGAGGTAGCTACTGCAAGAGTTTTATCTAACACAGATATTCTTCGATTGATGCGAAATCCTTTGTTGCGCTCAACTGGTGTGCTTGGGGCGCTATTTTATGAATTTGTTATCGTCACAGAATCCGATGCAGATCGCGCTTTTTATCAGGAGATTAATGAGCGACTGCTACGTTATAAGCCAGAGTTAGGAATTCCTAACTGTTTGTTCCTCAATGCTCAAAATAAGCAAACAGTTCAGATAATTATCAAGCCTTTAAGAGAATTGGGTATACCAGCAGTTGGCATTGTTGATGTTGATATTTTAAAAGATGGTGGTCAGGATTGGACGAACTTTCTCAAAAGCGGCTTTATCCCTGAACTTGAGTATCAGTCACTTGCTAATTTCCGAAATGCTGTCAAGGAAAAGTTTGATACCGTAGGAAAGAATATGAAACGGGATGGTGGTGTAGATATATTATTTGGCAGTGACAAAGAAGCAGCAAATAACTTATTTGACAAACTTGCAGAGTATGGTCTATTTGTCGTGCGGAAAGGAGAGTTAGAGTCTTGGCTTCTTCAACTTGGTGCAACTGGACACGGGCCAAATTGGTTAATTAACATCTTTGAGAAAATGGGAGAAGATCCAGAATCGCAAGATTATCTCAAACCCTCAGATGATGATGTATGGAGTTTTTGTGGTGAAATAAAAAAATGGTTTACTAATCCAAATAGGAAAGGCATACCTTCATAG